From the Clostridium putrefaciens genome, one window contains:
- a CDS encoding V-type ATP synthase subunit B: protein MLKEYRTVTEVVGPLMVVEGVEGVKFDELVEIEMHTGEMRRGKVLEINGSKAMVQIFEGSSGINPKGTKAKFLGKPLDLGVSEDMLGRVFDGMGRPKDNGPKIIPEKRLDINGEPINPVARDFPSEFIQTGISAIDGLNTLVRGQKLPVFSGSGLPHAQLAAQIARQAKVLGSDSKFAVVFAAIGITFEEAEFFVEDFTKTGSIDRSVLFMNLANDPAIERIATPRMALTCAEYLAYEKGMHVLVIMTDMTNYAEALREVSAARKEVPGRRGYPGYLYTDLANLYERAGRVRGAEGSITQIPILTMPEDDKTHPIPDLTGYITEGQIILARELYKKGITPPIDVLPSLSRLKDKGIGKGKTREDHADTMNQLFSAYAQGKQSKELAAILGESALSDTDKKYAKFAEAFEKEYVDQGFTTNRTIEETLDLGWKLLKILPRTELKRIRDEYLEKYLPLRKED from the coding sequence ATGCTTAAAGAATATAGAACAGTAACCGAGGTTGTCGGACCTCTTATGGTAGTTGAAGGTGTTGAAGGCGTAAAATTTGACGAGTTAGTTGAAATTGAAATGCACACTGGTGAGATGAGAAGAGGTAAGGTACTTGAGATCAATGGTAGCAAAGCTATGGTTCAGATATTTGAAGGATCATCAGGTATAAATCCTAAGGGGACTAAAGCTAAGTTTTTAGGCAAACCTCTTGACCTTGGTGTTTCAGAAGATATGCTTGGAAGAGTCTTTGATGGTATGGGTAGACCAAAGGACAATGGACCTAAAATAATACCAGAAAAAAGACTAGATATAAATGGAGAGCCTATAAATCCAGTAGCTAGAGATTTCCCTTCTGAATTTATTCAAACAGGAATATCTGCTATAGATGGACTTAATACACTTGTTAGAGGACAAAAGTTGCCAGTTTTCTCAGGATCAGGACTTCCTCATGCACAACTTGCTGCACAAATAGCAAGACAGGCAAAGGTTTTAGGATCTGATTCTAAGTTTGCGGTAGTTTTTGCAGCTATAGGAATAACCTTTGAAGAGGCAGAGTTCTTTGTAGAAGACTTCACTAAAACAGGATCAATTGATAGATCAGTATTATTTATGAATCTTGCAAATGACCCTGCAATAGAGAGAATAGCAACTCCAAGAATGGCTCTTACTTGTGCTGAATATTTAGCCTATGAAAAAGGTATGCATGTTCTTGTAATAATGACAGACATGACTAACTATGCGGAGGCTTTACGTGAAGTATCAGCAGCTAGAAAAGAAGTGCCGGGTAGAAGAGGATATCCAGGATACCTTTATACAGACCTTGCTAATCTTTATGAAAGAGCAGGAAGAGTAAGAGGTGCAGAAGGATCTATAACTCAAATACCAATACTTACTATGCCAGAAGATGATAAGACACATCCAATACCTGACCTTACAGGATATATAACTGAAGGACAAATAATTCTTGCAAGAGAATTATATAAAAAGGGTATAACACCACCTATAGACGTTTTACCATCTTTATCAAGACTTAAAGATAAGGGTATAGGTAAGGGGAAAACAAGAGAAGATCATGCAGATACAATGAATCAGTTATTCTCAGCTTATGCTCAAGGTAAACAATCTAAAGAGCTAGCTGCAATACTTGGAGAGTCTGCACTTTCTGATACAGATAAAAAGTATGCAAAATTTGCGGAAGCTTTTGAAAAAGAATATGTAGATCAAGGATTTACAACTAATAGGACTATAGAAGAAACCTTGGACCTTGGTTGGAAATTACTTAAAATACTTCCAAGAACGGAGCTTAAGAGAATAAGAGATGAATATCTTGAAAAATATCTGCCTTTAAGAAAGGAAGATTAA
- a CDS encoding V-type ATP synthase subunit D encodes MTRLNVNPTRMELSKLKKRLVTATRGHKLLKDKQDELMRQFINLIRYNNELRKSVEIELEEALKSFVMARGVMSSEFLEEAIAYPKENISLEIGNKNIMSVNVPVMNFIRQLNDDAGSIYPYGFANTSAELDGAIEKLYKVLPRLLELAEVEKSTQLMADEIEKTRRRVNALEYMTIPQLQETIKYIRMKLDENERGALTRLMKVKSMIEQRG; translated from the coding sequence ATGACAAGATTGAATGTTAACCCTACAAGAATGGAACTTAGTAAGCTTAAAAAGAGACTAGTAACTGCAACTAGAGGACATAAGCTATTAAAAGACAAACAAGATGAGCTTATGAGACAGTTTATAAATTTAATAAGATATAATAATGAGCTTAGAAAGTCTGTAGAAATAGAGCTTGAAGAAGCTTTAAAGAGTTTTGTTATGGCTAGAGGAGTTATGAGTTCTGAATTTTTAGAAGAAGCAATAGCCTACCCTAAAGAAAATATAAGTTTAGAGATAGGTAATAAAAATATAATGAGTGTTAATGTTCCAGTAATGAATTTTATAAGACAATTAAATGATGATGCTGGTAGTATATATCCTTATGGATTTGCGAATACTTCAGCAGAATTAGATGGAGCTATTGAAAAGTTATATAAAGTTCTTCCAAGACTTTTAGAACTAGCTGAAGTAGAAAAATCTACTCAACTTATGGCAGATGAAATTGAGAAGACAAGAAGAAGAGTTAACGCTCTTGAATATATGACTATACCTCAATTACAAGAGACAATTAAATATATTAGGATGAAGTTAGATGAGAATGAAAGAGGTGCTCTAACAAGACTTATGAAGGTTAAGAGCATGATAGAACAAAGAGGGTAA
- a CDS encoding SDR family oxidoreductase, with amino-acid sequence MKILISGGNGNIGSYLTTSLSDEHQIYSFSKDDFDVTDKVKIYDIICKIYPDIILHTAAITDVDYCEANESLAYSTNTLGTLNIASMCYKFNIPLVYISTSYVYGDHKSLPYVETDICDPINIFGKTKLEGENLIRTLLNNFFIIRTSWIIDSYKCSILKMLDNPSPIVLCSLEKTNVTSMKDLSFFINTIIKTDNYGIYNLSSEDYSSKYDIVNRLLKSKGFDKRILELPEKLLEDIATRPKCCAISSKKSKDTFSIALRTLDDIIVKL; translated from the coding sequence TTGAAAATCTTAATATCCGGTGGTAATGGAAATATAGGTAGCTATTTAACTACTTCACTTAGTGATGAACATCAAATATATTCTTTTTCTAAAGATGATTTTGATGTAACTGATAAAGTTAAAATTTATGATATTATATGCAAAATATATCCTGATATAATACTTCACACAGCCGCTATAACTGATGTTGATTATTGTGAAGCAAATGAGTCCTTAGCATACTCAACCAATACCTTAGGCACCTTAAACATAGCTTCTATGTGTTATAAATTTAATATCCCTCTAGTTTATATATCTACTAGCTATGTTTATGGCGATCATAAGTCCTTACCCTACGTTGAAACTGATATTTGTGATCCAATAAATATTTTCGGAAAAACTAAACTTGAGGGTGAAAATTTAATAAGAACTCTTTTAAATAACTTTTTCATTATTAGAACTTCTTGGATTATCGACTCCTACAAATGCTCTATACTAAAGATGTTAGATAATCCGTCACCTATTGTACTTTGCTCCCTTGAAAAAACTAATGTAACATCAATGAAAGACTTATCCTTTTTTATTAATACAATTATAAAAACAGATAATTATGGTATATATAATCTTTCTAGTGAAGATTATTCTTCAAAGTATGATATAGTAAACCGCCTATTAAAAAGTAAAGGGTTTGATAAACGTATACTTGAGTTACCTGAAAAGTTATTAGAAGATATAGCTACTAGGCCAAAGTGTTGTGCTATAAGTTCTAAAAAATCAAAAGATACCTTTTCTATCGCTTTAAGAACCTTAGATGACATTATTGTTAAATTATAA
- a CDS encoding V-type ATP synthase subunit A, which yields MKTGKIVKVSGPLVVAEGLEEANIYDVCKVGKNRLIGEIIEMRGDMASIQVYEETSGIGPGDPVETTGEPLSVELGPGLIESMFDGIQRPLNAYLLAAKSNYLKRGVEVPSLDRDKKWDFKPKVKVGDKVVSGSTLGVVQETPVIEHKIMVPYGIKGVVKEIKQGKHTIVETICVLDTDKGEVALTMMQKWPVRRGRPYERKLNPVEPMITGQRVIDTFFPVAKGGTAAVPGPFGAGKTVVQHQIAKWGDTQVVVYVGCGERGNEMTDVLNEFPELKDPKTGQSLMKRTVLIANTSNMPVAAREASIYTGITISEYFRDMGYSVAIMADSTSRWAEALREMSGRLEEMPGDEGYPAYLGSRLAEFYERAGKVVCLGGEGVEGAVTAIGAISPPGGDLSEPVTQSTLRIVKSFWGLDAQLAYRRHFPSINWMDSYSLYADKVGEWMDKEVASDWVTIRTEAMALLQEEATLQEIVRLVGIDALSERDRLKLEVSKSLREDYLQQNAFNEVDTYSSLTKQYKMLKLVLQFYHEGEKALEAGIYLKEILDIEVRDRIARSKYIPETDISKIDEISKELSSVIDNLISKGGVANA from the coding sequence TTGAAAACCGGTAAGATTGTTAAAGTTTCAGGTCCTTTAGTAGTTGCTGAAGGATTAGAAGAAGCTAATATATATGACGTATGTAAAGTTGGAAAAAACCGCCTTATCGGTGAAATCATCGAGATGAGAGGCGATATGGCATCTATACAGGTTTATGAAGAAACCTCAGGAATAGGACCAGGAGACCCAGTTGAAACAACTGGAGAACCTTTGAGCGTAGAGCTTGGACCAGGCTTAATAGAGTCCATGTTTGATGGTATTCAAAGACCATTGAATGCATATCTTTTAGCTGCAAAAAGCAATTATTTAAAAAGAGGAGTAGAAGTACCTTCTTTAGATAGAGATAAAAAGTGGGATTTTAAGCCTAAGGTAAAGGTTGGAGATAAGGTTGTATCAGGTTCTACGCTAGGCGTAGTTCAAGAGACACCTGTTATTGAACATAAGATTATGGTTCCTTATGGAATAAAGGGAGTAGTTAAAGAAATTAAACAAGGAAAACATACTATAGTAGAAACTATATGTGTTTTAGATACAGATAAAGGTGAAGTAGCTTTAACTATGATGCAAAAATGGCCTGTTAGACGTGGGAGACCTTATGAAAGAAAATTAAACCCAGTAGAACCTATGATTACAGGACAAAGAGTTATAGATACATTTTTCCCAGTAGCTAAAGGAGGAACAGCGGCAGTACCAGGACCTTTTGGTGCAGGAAAGACAGTTGTTCAACATCAAATAGCTAAATGGGGAGATACTCAGGTTGTTGTATATGTTGGATGTGGAGAACGTGGAAATGAGATGACGGATGTTTTAAATGAGTTCCCAGAACTTAAAGACCCTAAAACAGGCCAGTCATTAATGAAAAGAACTGTTCTAATAGCAAATACATCTAATATGCCAGTTGCTGCTAGAGAAGCTTCAATATATACAGGAATTACTATCTCAGAGTATTTTAGAGATATGGGATATTCAGTTGCTATAATGGCTGACTCTACATCACGTTGGGCAGAAGCTCTAAGAGAAATGTCAGGAAGACTTGAAGAAATGCCTGGTGACGAAGGTTATCCTGCTTATTTAGGTTCAAGACTTGCTGAATTCTATGAAAGAGCTGGTAAGGTAGTATGCCTTGGTGGTGAGGGCGTAGAAGGAGCTGTTACAGCTATAGGCGCTATATCACCTCCAGGAGGAGACTTATCTGAGCCAGTAACACAGTCTACACTTAGAATAGTTAAATCATTCTGGGGACTAGATGCACAACTTGCTTATAGAAGGCATTTCCCATCTATTAACTGGATGGATTCTTATTCACTGTATGCAGATAAAGTAGGAGAGTGGATGGATAAAGAAGTTGCTTCAGACTGGGTAACTATAAGAACAGAAGCTATGGCTCTTCTTCAAGAAGAAGCTACTTTACAAGAGATAGTTAGATTAGTTGGTATAGATGCTTTATCTGAAAGAGATAGATTGAAACTTGAAGTTTCAAAGTCTTTAAGAGAAGACTACTTACAACAAAATGCGTTTAATGAAGTGGATACTTATTCATCATTAACAAAGCAATATAAGATGTTAAAGCTTGTATTACAATTTTATCATGAAGGTGAAAAGGCATTAGAAGCAGGCATTTATTTAAAAGAAATTTTAGATATAGAAGTAAGAGATAGAATAGCTAGAAGTAAGTATATACCTGAAACAGATATAAGTAAGATAGATGAAATATCAAAGGAACTTTCAAGCGTTATTGACAACTTGATAAGCAAGGGAGGTGTAGCTAATGCTTAA
- a CDS encoding V-type ATP synthase subunit K produces MTFVQFLVDNNGGLILALLGAALATGLAGIGSAKGIGIVGEAAAGLMTEEPDKFGKTFILVALPGTQGLYGFVIALLLFTKIGIFGGEAPSLDLGFKYLMASLPVALAGWKSAIAQGKVAASGVQILAKRPNDVMKGVIYAVMVETYAVLGFVASLFMVLFVK; encoded by the coding sequence ATGACATTCGTACAATTTTTAGTTGATAACAACGGAGGGCTAATCCTAGCATTATTAGGAGCTGCTCTTGCTACAGGTCTTGCAGGAATAGGTTCTGCAAAAGGTATAGGTATAGTAGGTGAGGCTGCTGCAGGTCTTATGACTGAGGAACCAGATAAATTTGGTAAGACATTTATACTTGTTGCATTACCAGGTACACAAGGACTATATGGTTTTGTTATAGCATTATTACTATTCACAAAGATAGGTATATTTGGAGGAGAAGCGCCATCATTAGATCTTGGTTTTAAATATTTAATGGCATCTCTACCAGTTGCACTTGCAGGATGGAAATCAGCTATTGCTCAAGGTAAGGTTGCTGCATCAGGAGTTCAGATATTAGCTAAAAGACCTAATGACGTAATGAAAGGTGTTATCTATGCTGTTATGGTTGAAACTTATGCAGTTTTAGGTTTCGTTGCATCATTATTCATGGTCTTATTTGTAAAATAG
- a CDS encoding V-type ATP synthase subunit F: MYKIGVVGDKDSVLAFKSLGIEVFPVVEPDETRKTIDRLARDNYAVIFVTEAVAKDVTETIERYNKEILPAVILIPNNQGTLNIGLSKINENVEKAVGVNIL, from the coding sequence ATGTATAAAATAGGTGTTGTAGGAGACAAAGACTCCGTTTTAGCATTTAAATCTTTAGGCATAGAAGTTTTTCCAGTAGTAGAACCAGATGAAACTAGAAAAACTATAGATAGACTTGCTAGAGATAATTACGCGGTTATTTTTGTTACTGAAGCAGTAGCTAAAGATGTAACTGAAACTATTGAAAGATATAACAAAGAAATATTACCAGCTGTAATATTAATCCCAAATAATCAGGGGACATTAAATATAGGATTAAGTAAGATAAATGAAAATGTAGAAAAAGCAGTTGGTGTTAATATTTTATAG
- a CDS encoding ECF transporter S component, which translates to MENKLEKMVLTSIFIAFSIIIPIQFGFLRINIPPFSATLASHVPMFFSMLISPASAIVVGIGSAVGFLLAGTPLPVVARASMHIIVGFIGATAIKRGISFKQVVVITSPVHGILEALAVMPFVGFNAFYILVVVMIGTMIHHIVDGLISYVLLKSLSSAMKRDMTMSILKQ; encoded by the coding sequence ATGGAAAATAAATTAGAGAAAATGGTGCTTACTTCGATATTTATAGCCTTTTCAATAATAATACCTATACAATTTGGATTTTTAAGAATTAACATACCGCCATTTTCCGCAACTTTAGCTTCTCATGTACCCATGTTTTTTTCTATGTTAATATCACCAGCAAGTGCTATTGTGGTTGGGATTGGATCAGCTGTAGGATTTTTGTTAGCGGGGACACCTCTTCCGGTAGTTGCAAGAGCTAGTATGCATATTATAGTAGGCTTTATAGGAGCCACAGCTATAAAAAGAGGTATATCATTTAAGCAGGTTGTAGTTATTACATCACCAGTACATGGTATATTAGAAGCATTAGCAGTGATGCCTTTTGTTGGATTTAATGCTTTTTATATTTTGGTTGTAGTTATGATTGGAACCATGATACATCATATAGTAGATGGATTAATATCTTATGTATTATTAAAAAGTTTGTCAAGCGCTATGAAAAGAGATATGACAATGAGTATTTTAAAGCAATAA
- the helD gene encoding RNA polymerase recycling motor HelD, translating to MEKQAELQLERKKLEDTKSWIEYKIDSIENDKEGLQKKISELKKASHGSYSEELETSLKLYDIVYKSLGNYKEAYAEPYFSRIDFREYRKEKESYYIGKFGLGDIENGEEVVIDWRAPIADLYYSGSEGDSYYTAPVGVINGDLSLKRRFLYNEAYIKDIFDEGINNIIIRNLEDASAENALVDEFLRINLEKSTGNKLKDVVATIQKEQNAIIRAEKNFPIIVQGSAGSGKTTVALHRLAYLLYRHKNKISGEDILVLAPNNLFLDYISELLPSLGVDKVKQSTFEQISLNILGIKKKVVTKDKKLSLVLESDVEDVKYITNSSRVKGSIVFKTILNRYIQLLERKDGNIKDIKVEDYVLFESKEIKRLFLRDMSNLPINKRKEEIKRYFTLKLKEKINDIMARIDFFYDYTIARTKRTMEDGAERRKRIIEIYDERDEKKKNIKRESKKSFESYFINWGNLDSQDLYYNMFENEDVFYEATSDKIPKALGEYMKNEILKNKEENIIDSDDLAAMLYIKFKIEGVPEKYKFQHVVIDEAQDYSYFQLEALKNIAKAESFTIVGDLGQGIYYYKGIDNWTTVIKEVFNGNCSYMPLKQSYRSTVEIIEFANKVLKKQTNNLDPAIPVLRRGKEPKIIKFQNNKDFAQKIDQIVKEVKEMGKSSIAIVGRTYKECKKISDYMKKYSENSWDLIKDGDKSLKIERIIIPSYMTKGLEFDCTVVYNCNEDNYTNEEIDKRLLYVVLTRALHLEYIFYNGNISPLLEKSSLV from the coding sequence TTGGAAAAACAAGCTGAATTACAATTAGAAAGAAAAAAGCTAGAGGATACTAAATCCTGGATAGAATATAAGATTGACTCTATTGAAAATGATAAAGAAGGATTACAAAAGAAAATATCTGAATTAAAAAAGGCTTCTCATGGAAGCTATAGTGAAGAATTAGAAACAAGTTTAAAGTTGTATGATATTGTTTATAAAAGTTTAGGTAACTATAAAGAAGCTTATGCAGAACCATACTTTTCTAGGATAGATTTTAGGGAATATAGAAAAGAAAAAGAAAGTTATTATATAGGAAAGTTTGGACTTGGAGACATAGAAAATGGAGAAGAAGTAGTTATAGATTGGAGAGCACCTATAGCTGATCTTTATTATAGCGGATCAGAAGGGGATTCCTATTATACAGCTCCTGTTGGAGTTATCAATGGAGATTTATCTTTAAAGAGAAGGTTTTTATATAATGAAGCTTATATAAAAGATATTTTTGATGAGGGTATAAATAATATAATAATAAGAAACCTAGAAGATGCTTCAGCTGAAAATGCTTTAGTAGATGAATTTTTAAGAATAAATTTGGAAAAGAGTACCGGAAACAAATTAAAGGATGTAGTAGCAACTATTCAAAAAGAACAAAATGCTATCATAAGAGCAGAAAAGAACTTTCCTATTATAGTGCAAGGATCAGCAGGTTCAGGTAAAACTACTGTAGCACTTCATAGACTTGCTTATCTTTTATATAGACATAAAAATAAGATAAGTGGAGAGGATATATTAGTATTAGCACCTAATAATTTATTTTTAGATTATATATCAGAACTTTTACCTAGCCTTGGTGTAGATAAAGTAAAACAAAGTACATTTGAGCAGATATCTTTAAATATACTAGGTATTAAGAAAAAGGTAGTAACTAAAGATAAAAAGTTATCCTTAGTATTAGAATCAGATGTTGAAGACGTTAAGTATATAACTAACTCTAGTAGAGTAAAGGGAAGCATTGTTTTTAAAACTATATTAAATAGGTACATTCAATTATTAGAAAGAAAAGATGGAAATATTAAAGACATAAAGGTAGAAGATTATGTGTTATTTGAAAGTAAGGAGATAAAAAGATTATTTTTAAGAGACATGTCAAACCTTCCTATAAATAAAAGAAAAGAAGAAATAAAAAGGTACTTTACTTTAAAACTTAAAGAAAAGATAAATGATATTATGGCAAGAATAGACTTTTTTTATGATTATACAATTGCTAGGACAAAAAGGACTATGGAGGATGGCGCAGAAAGAAGGAAACGAATCATTGAAATATATGATGAGAGAGATGAAAAAAAGAAAAACATTAAAAGAGAGTCAAAAAAGTCATTTGAATCCTATTTTATAAATTGGGGTAACCTAGACTCCCAAGATCTTTATTACAATATGTTCGAAAATGAAGATGTATTTTATGAAGCAACATCAGATAAGATTCCAAAAGCTTTAGGCGAATATATGAAAAATGAAATATTAAAAAATAAAGAAGAAAATATCATAGATAGTGACGATTTAGCAGCCATGCTTTATATAAAGTTTAAAATAGAGGGTGTACCTGAAAAGTATAAATTTCAACATGTGGTTATAGATGAAGCACAAGATTACAGCTATTTCCAACTAGAAGCCCTTAAAAATATAGCAAAAGCTGAGTCTTTTACAATTGTTGGAGATCTTGGGCAAGGCATATATTATTATAAAGGGATTGATAATTGGACTACTGTAATAAAAGAAGTGTTTAACGGGAATTGTAGTTATATGCCCTTAAAACAAAGTTATAGATCAACTGTTGAAATTATTGAATTTGCAAATAAGGTCTTAAAAAAACAAACAAATAACTTAGATCCAGCAATACCTGTACTTAGAAGGGGTAAAGAACCTAAAATAATTAAGTTTCAAAATAATAAAGATTTTGCACAAAAGATAGATCAAATAGTTAAAGAAGTTAAAGAAATGGGAAAGAGTAGCATAGCTATAGTAGGTAGAACCTATAAAGAATGCAAAAAGATAAGTGATTATATGAAAAAATATAGTGAGAATTCTTGGGATTTAATAAAAGATGGTGACAAAAGCTTGAAGATTGAAAGGATAATAATACCTTCTTATATGACAAAGGGACTAGAATTTGATTGTACTGTAGTTTATAATTGCAATGAAGATAATTATACTAATGAGGAGATAGATAAAAGGCTACTTTATGTGGTTCTAACAAGGGCTTTACATTTAGAATATATATTTTATAATGGAAATATATCACCTCTTTTGGAGAAGTCTTCTTTAGTATAA
- a CDS encoding V-type ATP synthase subunit E → MSNINNLVNKILDEANTRKDEILKLAQKEKEDIINAKVQEAKVLEKSIVEKAKLESTTRKSRIISNAELQVRNEKLEAKQTMISKVLDEALKQLGDMDSTQYVNYIKNKIISLDINGDENLIINSKDKKLFSNEVIEGINKSLIAKGKKGNIKIISEQRDFEGGFILEKNGIEINNTFEALISSMKDELEYEIAKVLFN, encoded by the coding sequence ATGTCTAATATTAACAATCTAGTAAACAAGATATTAGATGAGGCTAATACGAGAAAAGACGAAATCCTTAAATTGGCTCAGAAAGAAAAAGAAGATATAATAAATGCAAAAGTCCAAGAAGCTAAAGTTCTTGAAAAATCAATAGTTGAAAAGGCTAAATTAGAAAGTACTACAAGAAAAAGTAGAATAATTTCTAATGCTGAGCTTCAAGTTAGAAATGAAAAGCTAGAAGCAAAGCAAACTATGATTTCAAAGGTTTTAGATGAGGCTTTAAAGCAATTAGGAGATATGGATTCCACACAATATGTAAATTACATTAAGAATAAAATTATTTCTTTAGATATAAATGGTGATGAAAATCTTATAATTAATTCTAAAGATAAAAAGTTATTCTCAAATGAAGTTATAGAAGGAATCAATAAATCATTAATAGCTAAGGGCAAAAAAGGTAATATAAAGATAATTTCTGAGCAAAGAGATTTCGAAGGTGGCTTCATCTTAGAAAAAAATGGTATAGAAATCAACAATACTTTTGAAGCATTAATAAGTTCTATGAAAGATGAATTAGAATATGAAATAGCAAAAGTGTTGTTTAACTAA
- a CDS encoding V-type ATP synthase subunit C, translated as MDSMLFTQVIPRLRVLETKLLDKSKIDRMIDSSSKEEALKVLQESEYSTLMSNTKRAEDYEIILSAELKRVYKMLYEMTPVNSIVDIMSIRYDYHNIKVLIKGKILEKDFSNMIIPIGTVDTNKLIYALDNEYYRDLNPIMRKAIEEALEDFNTSKDPQKIDIILDKYLFIHQLSLNEQINDKFLDRYLKYLIDLTNIKTLLRVKKQENTRDFLNSLIIKGGYVDRDKLNSLYNDSVENIPGKLAFTDYSGILKLGIEDYVKTGSINLFEKLSEDFIMNYMKKAKYITFGLEPLIAYIYAKETEIKLIRIIMVGKLNNIQSEVIRERLRENYV; from the coding sequence ATGGATTCAATGCTTTTTACCCAGGTAATACCCAGACTTAGGGTTCTAGAAACAAAACTTTTAGATAAATCAAAAATTGATAGAATGATAGACTCAAGTTCTAAAGAAGAAGCTTTAAAGGTTCTTCAAGAATCAGAGTATTCTACCCTAATGTCTAATACAAAAAGAGCTGAGGATTATGAAATTATATTAAGTGCTGAACTTAAAAGGGTTTATAAAATGCTATATGAAATGACACCAGTAAATAGTATTGTGGACATAATGAGCATAAGATATGATTATCATAATATTAAAGTTTTAATTAAAGGTAAAATATTAGAAAAAGATTTTTCTAATATGATTATACCTATAGGTACTGTAGATACTAATAAGCTTATATATGCATTAGATAATGAGTATTATAGAGATCTAAATCCTATAATGAGAAAAGCAATAGAAGAGGCTCTAGAAGATTTTAATACTTCAAAAGATCCACAAAAGATAGATATTATTTTAGATAAATATTTATTCATTCATCAGCTTTCTTTAAATGAGCAAATAAATGATAAATTTCTAGATAGGTATTTAAAATACCTTATTGACCTAACTAACATAAAAACTCTTTTAAGGGTTAAAAAACAAGAGAATACTAGAGATTTCTTAAATAGCTTAATTATAAAAGGTGGATATGTTGATAGAGATAAATTAAATTCTTTATATAATGATTCTGTAGAAAATATTCCGGGAAAGCTTGCGTTTACTGATTACTCAGGAATTTTAAAGCTTGGAATTGAAGATTATGTTAAAACAGGATCTATAAATTTATTCGAAAAGTTAAGCGAAGATTTTATAATGAATTATATGAAGAAGGCTAAATATATAACTTTTGGACTTGAACCTCTTATTGCATATATATATGCAAAGGAAACTGAAATTAAGCTTATTAGAATTATAATGGTTGGTAAATTAAATAACATTCAAAGTGAAGTTATTAGAGAAAGGCTGCGTGAAAATTATGTATAA